From the genome of Leptospira saintgironsiae, one region includes:
- a CDS encoding right-handed parallel beta-helix repeat-containing protein, translating to MPKFHLKERYIPVLGLLVLGILMGAFASSCSSNEGEAVEGFAHVVMVDNAFSPPMQKIPIGGQIEFINSGANPHNAIAVDKSWSTEKSFGNIVMPRGAKIKISYPKEGVFPYYCSFHASPDGKSGMVADIVVGNAAYNPAARAGKDWKVAEKFSGTTRKVPQMYPTIQNAVDAASPGDLILISEGVYYEEVVVTTPSLTLRGTDRNKVILDGQFQRANGVIVVGANGVAVENMTARNATLNGFFWTGVKGYRGSYLTAYNNGDYGIYAFDSVNGVLEHSYASGSPDAGIYVGQCYPCKAILYNVISENSALGYSGTNAGGELYILSSIWRNNIVGLGPNSLDRELLPPERETYIIGNLIYDNNNLTAPIKPLEYPTYGTGILIAGGLHNVIKNNVVIGHDNHGIAIFPNLDENFWFSHRNIVEGNIVHSSGFGDLTLAGPISIGNCFSNNKFQTSVPPLLEKTNSCASGIRIPMGGEIFTAYNALSLMVDATHGIYPSGDWKNQPVPSPQANIPGGVAALVKPAIHPFEDFGLDLDKVKLPEEAAKILAERKPKFGDVLGGFSVPKPLDIQIVIFRWFGYLLPLLLYVCLVSLSVYDLISKSGTSIGKYVWLAFVSLVPYIGGGAYLLSGKSSYPKYLRFTLVFAGFGASLAFIFYLGFTIVGNVGAG from the coding sequence ATGCCTAAATTCCATTTAAAAGAAAGGTACATTCCCGTTTTAGGACTATTGGTCCTGGGAATTTTGATGGGAGCCTTCGCTTCTTCTTGCAGTAGCAATGAAGGAGAGGCAGTAGAAGGTTTTGCCCATGTGGTAATGGTGGATAATGCATTTTCTCCCCCTATGCAAAAGATCCCAATCGGCGGTCAGATCGAATTTATAAATTCTGGGGCTAACCCTCATAATGCGATCGCAGTGGATAAGTCTTGGTCTACCGAAAAAAGTTTCGGTAATATCGTGATGCCAAGAGGCGCCAAGATAAAGATCAGCTATCCTAAGGAAGGAGTTTTTCCTTATTACTGTAGCTTCCACGCTTCTCCAGATGGAAAAAGCGGAATGGTTGCGGATATCGTAGTTGGAAATGCTGCTTATAACCCAGCTGCAAGAGCTGGTAAAGATTGGAAGGTCGCTGAAAAATTTTCAGGAACCACTCGTAAGGTTCCACAAATGTATCCTACCATCCAAAATGCGGTGGACGCTGCTTCTCCTGGAGATCTTATCCTGATCAGCGAAGGTGTATATTACGAAGAAGTGGTGGTCACTACTCCTTCTCTTACATTAAGAGGAACGGATAGAAACAAAGTAATCTTAGATGGTCAGTTCCAAAGAGCAAATGGTGTCATCGTAGTTGGAGCAAACGGTGTTGCAGTAGAGAATATGACTGCAAGGAACGCCACCTTAAACGGATTCTTTTGGACAGGTGTAAAAGGATATAGAGGTTCTTATCTAACCGCTTATAATAACGGAGACTATGGAATCTATGCTTTCGATTCAGTGAACGGAGTATTAGAACATTCTTATGCTTCTGGATCTCCCGACGCGGGGATTTACGTAGGCCAATGTTATCCTTGTAAGGCAATTCTTTATAATGTGATCTCCGAGAACAGTGCCTTGGGTTATTCCGGTACGAACGCTGGGGGAGAATTATATATCCTCAGTTCCATCTGGAGAAATAATATCGTAGGTTTGGGACCAAATTCCTTGGATAGAGAACTTCTTCCTCCGGAAAGAGAAACTTATATTATTGGGAATTTAATCTATGATAATAATAACCTGACCGCTCCAATCAAACCTCTGGAATACCCTACTTACGGAACAGGGATCTTGATCGCAGGCGGTTTACATAACGTGATCAAAAATAACGTTGTGATCGGACATGATAATCACGGGATTGCAATCTTCCCGAATCTGGATGAGAATTTTTGGTTCTCTCATAGAAATATTGTGGAAGGAAACATTGTACATTCTTCCGGTTTTGGAGACTTGACGCTTGCAGGACCGATCAGTATTGGAAACTGTTTCTCAAATAATAAATTCCAAACTTCAGTTCCTCCTTTATTGGAAAAAACGAATTCTTGCGCTTCAGGGATCAGAATCCCAATGGGCGGAGAAATTTTCACTGCGTATAATGCGCTTTCTTTAATGGTGGATGCGACTCATGGAATTTATCCAAGCGGAGATTGGAAGAACCAACCGGTTCCTTCTCCTCAAGCAAATATTCCAGGCGGTGTTGCAGCCCTGGTTAAACCTGCTATTCATCCTTTCGAAGATTTCGGTTTAGATTTGGATAAAGTAAAACTTCCAGAAGAAGCAGCTAAAATCCTAGCAGAAAGAAAACCTAAATTCGGAGACGTTCTGGGTGGATTCTCTGTGCCTAAACCTTTGGATATCCAAATAGTGATCTTCCGTTGGTTCGGATATTTGCTTCCGCTACTTCTTTACGTATGTTTGGTCAGCTTAAGTGTTTATGATCTGATTTCTAAATCAGGAACAAGCATTGGCAAATACGTATGGTTGGCGTTTGTTTCCTTGGTGCCGTACATCGGGGGAGGAGCTTATCTTCTTTCAGGCAAATCTTCTTATCCTAAATACTTGAGATTCACTCTTGTGTTTGCCGGATTTGGAGCTTCTCTGGCCTTCATTTTCTACCTTGGGTTTACCATTGTAGGGAACGTCGGAGCGGGTTGA
- a CDS encoding PLDc N-terminal domain-containing protein codes for METTQFYDPGFFTLLFNFYGYYIFYILFALWAPLALIDLSKREDVDPKKGSLWTAAIILVPLFGAGAYHIVGGSKIPSWAKNSLVYGGIGLLVLTLLISTIARF; via the coding sequence ATGGAAACTACTCAATTTTACGATCCAGGATTTTTTACCTTACTTTTCAACTTTTACGGATACTACATTTTTTACATTTTATTCGCTCTATGGGCGCCGTTGGCTCTGATCGATTTGTCTAAAAGAGAAGATGTGGATCCTAAAAAAGGAAGTTTATGGACTGCAGCGATTATTCTTGTCCCATTATTCGGGGCAGGAGCCTATCATATAGTTGGCGGTTCTAAGATCCCATCTTGGGCAAAGAACAGTCTTGTGTATGGCGGGATCGGCCTTTTGGTTTTAACACTTCTGATCTCTACGATCGCAAGATTCTAA
- a CDS encoding multicopper oxidase domain-containing protein — protein MNRKDFLRWLGIGGAGLAAGTGIAGITTGKKEDPLCRTGSSVPGQISSTPNPSIRLPGSIGGNSYGSMIHPPMFADAAFLSRMELHSTIPQAPTGSKFRSEVNIIEMPLTVAHNTVVDAWTFDGVVPGKVIRARLGQEMELLFRNHSNHPHSVHFHGTHDPQQDGWEPIAPGAERIYKITAGPIGFHPYHCHVPPLASHMSKGLYGGFIVDPPGGRPPALEFMLILAGWDLNETGRNDIYAWNGIAGYYDRFPIKVPVGKKVRLYIANMTEHDPVASFHLHSQTFDVYRTGTKLVPDEHTDVITLGQTERAIVEFTLTKRGRYMFHPHQTHMADRGAMGWIVAV, from the coding sequence ATGAATCGGAAGGATTTCCTTCGTTGGTTAGGAATAGGTGGTGCCGGGCTCGCAGCGGGTACCGGAATCGCCGGAATTACCACAGGCAAAAAAGAAGATCCACTCTGTAGGACGGGGTCTTCTGTTCCAGGACAGATTTCTTCTACTCCGAATCCTTCTATTCGATTGCCTGGCTCTATAGGTGGGAATTCCTACGGAAGTATGATCCATCCTCCTATGTTCGCGGACGCCGCGTTCTTGTCTAGGATGGAGTTACATAGTACGATTCCCCAGGCTCCTACCGGTTCTAAATTTCGTTCTGAAGTCAATATTATAGAAATGCCATTGACTGTGGCTCATAATACTGTCGTGGACGCTTGGACCTTCGATGGTGTTGTTCCTGGAAAAGTGATACGCGCAAGACTTGGCCAGGAGATGGAACTTCTTTTTAGAAATCATTCCAATCATCCTCACTCTGTTCATTTTCATGGAACTCATGATCCTCAGCAGGATGGTTGGGAACCAATTGCTCCTGGTGCAGAAAGAATTTATAAGATCACTGCGGGCCCGATCGGGTTTCACCCATACCATTGTCATGTTCCTCCTTTGGCGAGTCATATGTCCAAAGGTTTGTATGGTGGATTTATAGTAGATCCTCCTGGAGGGAGGCCTCCTGCATTAGAATTCATGCTGATACTTGCAGGATGGGATTTGAATGAAACCGGTCGAAATGATATTTATGCCTGGAATGGTATCGCTGGATATTATGATCGTTTTCCGATCAAGGTCCCTGTTGGCAAAAAAGTAAGATTATACATTGCGAATATGACTGAACATGATCCTGTTGCTTCTTTTCATCTTCATTCCCAGACATTCGATGTGTATAGAACTGGAACCAAACTTGTGCCAGATGAACATACAGATGTAATCACTCTGGGACAAACAGAACGAGCAATTGTAGAATTTACACTTACTAAAAGAGGAAGATATATGTTCCATCCTCACCAGACCCATATGGCGGATAGGGGAGCAATGGGCTGGATCGTAGCAGTATGA
- a CDS encoding SCO family protein yields MNFLKSNYKNIIYSLLILGVGFGVGFYMKKKPSSQFASETPVAEWRTAILKDTEGKSIRPAELPGNLFVVYFGFSHCPDMCPMALNDIENAFISLKDDSKDITPVFITIDPERDTPEVLRKYISHFPGKELVALTGGKDQISELQKGFGVFSQKTQLPQGNGEYGMDHTLFIYLVDRAGNILRAYPTGIKGEELAKEIRELL; encoded by the coding sequence ATGAATTTTTTAAAATCAAATTATAAAAATATAATTTATTCTCTTTTGATCCTTGGAGTTGGTTTCGGTGTAGGTTTTTATATGAAAAAGAAACCTTCTTCTCAATTCGCATCTGAAACTCCTGTAGCAGAATGGAGAACTGCAATCTTAAAAGATACAGAAGGGAAGTCTATTCGCCCGGCAGAATTACCTGGGAATTTGTTCGTAGTTTATTTTGGTTTTTCCCATTGCCCTGATATGTGTCCAATGGCTTTGAATGATATAGAGAACGCATTCATTTCTTTAAAAGATGATTCCAAAGATATTACTCCTGTGTTTATTACAATCGATCCGGAAAGAGATACTCCGGAAGTATTAAGAAAATATATTTCTCATTTTCCTGGAAAAGAACTCGTAGCCTTAACTGGTGGAAAGGATCAGATCAGCGAGTTGCAGAAAGGATTTGGAGTATTCTCTCAAAAGACCCAGCTCCCTCAAGGAAATGGAGAATATGGAATGGATCATACTCTTTTTATATATCTAGTAGATAGAGCTGGAAATATACTAAGAGCTTATCCTACAGGGATCAAGGGAGAAGAACTGGCAAAAGAAATCAGAGAATTATTGTAA
- a CDS encoding DMT family protein gives MRTFILLTLSNLFMTFAWYGHLKFFKDFPIWKTILISWGIAFFEYCLMVPANRIGYAEDGLSGFQLKILQEVITITIFVGFAILVLKEKMKWNHAVSFFLVILAVVFAFYDKE, from the coding sequence ATGAGAACTTTTATATTACTCACTCTTTCCAATTTATTCATGACTTTTGCCTGGTATGGTCACTTAAAGTTCTTCAAAGACTTTCCAATTTGGAAAACTATCCTGATCTCTTGGGGAATAGCATTTTTTGAATATTGCCTGATGGTCCCTGCAAATCGTATCGGATATGCGGAAGACGGATTAAGTGGTTTCCAACTCAAAATTTTACAAGAAGTGATCACGATCACTATTTTTGTTGGATTTGCGATTCTGGTATTAAAAGAAAAAATGAAATGGAATCACGCGGTTAGTTTTTTCCTTGTGATCCTTGCAGTTGTATTCGCTTTTTATGATAAAGAATGA
- a CDS encoding Hsp20/alpha crystallin family protein, producing the protein MSVSELLKTEERTATEQEKTQRPRPTYTPSTDLYSNEEEHLLVLDLPGVKESDLEISLEKDELRISAKTNVSEPKGNLRYSEYGTGDYKRTFLVSEPVEEDKISAVLQNGVLQLRLPRKKPLSKKIEVKTN; encoded by the coding sequence ATGAGCGTATCAGAATTACTTAAAACAGAAGAAAGAACCGCAACAGAACAAGAGAAGACTCAAAGACCAAGACCGACTTATACTCCTTCTACGGATCTTTATTCGAATGAAGAAGAACATCTTCTTGTCTTAGATCTTCCTGGCGTAAAAGAATCCGATCTTGAAATTTCTCTGGAGAAGGATGAACTCAGGATCTCTGCTAAAACCAACGTTTCTGAACCGAAAGGAAACTTAAGATATTCGGAATATGGAACTGGAGATTATAAAAGGACATTCCTTGTATCCGAACCCGTGGAAGAAGATAAAATTTCCGCAGTACTCCAAAATGGGGTTCTGCAACTCAGACTTCCTAGAAAAAAACCTTTGAGCAAAAAGATAGAGGTCAAAACTAACTAA
- a CDS encoding Hsp20/alpha crystallin family protein: MRTPNFFSEVRRIQNRFHNLFDPVWEGGQAYPALNVYTDQDRITVTAEIPGLSPEDLDITVAHNLLTISGEWKDYAQDKPRRIERARGKFQRRLELPVAVDSEKVEATVKDGILTLELPILESEKPRKIRIEAKA; this comes from the coding sequence ATGAGAACCCCAAATTTTTTTAGCGAAGTCAGAAGAATTCAAAATAGATTTCATAATTTATTCGATCCAGTCTGGGAAGGCGGACAGGCATACCCTGCGCTAAATGTTTATACAGACCAAGACAGGATCACAGTAACCGCAGAGATTCCTGGTCTTTCTCCAGAAGATTTGGACATTACAGTGGCTCACAACCTTCTCACCATCTCAGGCGAATGGAAGGACTATGCACAAGACAAACCTCGTAGGATAGAAAGAGCCAGAGGAAAATTCCAACGAAGACTAGAACTACCAGTAGCAGTAGATTCAGAAAAAGTAGAAGCAACCGTAAAAGACGGAATTTTAACCTTAGAGCTTCCAATTCTTGAAAGCGAAAAACCAAGAAAGATCCGTATCGAAGCAAAGGCATAA
- the purU gene encoding formyltetrahydrofolate deformylase — translation MNSESNLKKNRILLIRCKDEAGLIHRITGFLANIGANIVGNQEFVEPLEKVFFMRTEYSLENSSKEEGLISELAKILPKDAELTLSNPELPKVVLLVTKEPHCLGDILLRWRYGELPMELLGVVSNHEILGDLVRDFKLPFHCISSEGMSREEHEIQLDSYLKELQPDWIVLAKYMRILTPEFVKKWEHRILNIHHSFLPAFVGAKPYEQAYKRGVKIIGGTAHIVTENLDEGPILVQDVCHVDHGYSPERLVLYGRDLEKVVLSKALRLLLEDRVMIFQNRTIIFE, via the coding sequence TTGAATTCGGAATCCAATCTGAAAAAGAACAGAATACTTTTGATCCGCTGTAAAGACGAGGCGGGCCTGATCCATAGGATCACAGGATTTTTAGCAAATATAGGTGCTAATATAGTTGGGAACCAAGAGTTCGTGGAGCCATTAGAGAAAGTGTTCTTTATGAGAACTGAATACTCTTTAGAGAATAGTTCAAAAGAAGAAGGTCTTATCTCCGAACTTGCAAAAATTCTTCCGAAGGATGCAGAGCTTACTTTATCCAATCCTGAACTTCCTAAGGTAGTTTTGCTTGTTACGAAAGAGCCTCACTGTTTGGGAGATATTCTTCTTCGCTGGAGATATGGAGAATTACCCATGGAACTTTTGGGTGTGGTTTCCAATCACGAAATTTTAGGAGATCTAGTCCGAGATTTTAAACTTCCTTTTCATTGTATTTCAAGCGAAGGGATGAGTAGAGAAGAACATGAAATCCAATTGGACTCTTACCTGAAGGAGCTCCAACCAGATTGGATCGTTCTCGCGAAATATATGAGGATACTCACTCCTGAATTCGTGAAAAAATGGGAACATCGTATATTGAATATCCATCATTCGTTTTTACCTGCGTTCGTAGGAGCAAAACCATACGAGCAAGCATATAAACGTGGAGTTAAGATTATAGGTGGAACAGCCCATATAGTGACAGAAAATCTAGACGAGGGGCCAATCTTAGTACAAGATGTTTGTCATGTGGATCACGGGTATTCTCCTGAACGTTTGGTTTTGTATGGAAGAGATCTGGAGAAGGTCGTCTTATCCAAGGCTCTTCGCCTACTTTTGGAAGATAGGGTGATGATCTTTCAAAATAGAACTATCATTTTTGAATAA